The Setaria viridis chromosome 9, Setaria_viridis_v4.0, whole genome shotgun sequence sequence TTTTTTCCAACAATTTCTTTATATAATATAAGTGGCCAACATTGATAGTATATTTGATTCACTGGCTAAAAATTAAAACCGTAGGTAATGAGTTTATGGGGGATTACGTTGTTGGCAAAAACCATGTTGGCCACTTAGGAAAAAAAGATACTAAATGGTGTTGATCACTATAGGCCACTTAAAAACTATAGAGACAGATGTAAACTCTAGAGTTAATCATTTTGGAGTTAGATTCATGATTTTATATATGGATTTGGGGGTAGCTAGAGAGGGAGAGTGTTTGGTGAGATCGATGGCAAGGCGGCAAGAAATTGTCGCCAGGGAAGGCTGGCAACTCGATCACTCCAAGTAGTCAGCAACAAGGCAGCAGATTCGGTGTTGGGGAACACTGGACTACTGGAGATATAtaggtggagggcggcggcgaagagAGGATGAGAGGTGGTGAAGCTTACCGGCAAGCATGAAAATTGAAGGTGGAAAATGATCCCAAATCCCATAACCATTGGATCTAAATCCAATGATGCAAAATTCAGGTGAGGGAGGAGGCAAATAAAATGCCCCGATGCCTTGTATATGCCTAGTGATGAGTTTCATTTCCAATAACAAGCTTTGGTTGATTTTACGATCCTTACGACCAAACTATGCTAAAATTTGGTACCTACTACCTCCCCAATGGCCGTAAAAGGCTTCTACTCCTTTTGACCATTAAATTGATTATATGGAAACTAGCGGTAAACTGTGCAAACAGACGattaaaagcaaaaaaaaacacatgaaCACAGATTTAAATGGCCAACTAGGAGTAACCATGAACCAGTTTTTTGACAACATAAATTAACCGAGGCACTCCAGTAGATAAGCAAAAGCTCTCAGAGTCTCTACCATGCATGAGTGCATCCTACGACAGTAGTCTAGACCTGTCAGGTTCAGGACGATCACAAGTTCAGAAAAGCAAAACCCAGCGAGCTAGTCACATGCATGCCGAAGCCACCCCAGGCGTCTCGGACTCGCCGCAGGGCAGCGCACACGCGCTGACGGTCTCGAGCTGCGCGACGGGAGCGAGCTGGTCACCCTGGCTGCCAGACGATCTCGATCTGTGGTCGACGCCCACTCGATGGCCCGCCGCGTGCGCCGATCGGAATAGCAGCAtccggcacggcacggcggcATCATCATGCGAGACGAGACCTGTGGTCTCACTTgggcgccgcgtggccgccgcccttgcccttgtgcttggcggcggcgagcgccagcATGGACCCGGCGAGCTggttgacggcggcggcgagcccggcCACGCACTGCTCGCCGGCCTCGCGGCGCGCctgccgcgcgcggccgcgccgctcctccaccgccatcacctcccggtgccgccgctcctccgcggcctcccgGCTCTCCAGCGCCTCCGACAGGATCGCCGCGCACCGCCCGATCGCGCCGCTCAggacctcgtcgccgtcgtcgtcatcggAGCACTCGGAGTCGGAgctctcgtcgccgccgccgtgatcgtcgtcgtcctcgcggTGGCGGTGCCCTTGTTCTTGGCGGTAATGGCCGTGCGTTCCGGGCGCTGGCGGCGTGCTGCTCCCTGTCCCTGGCCGCAGCTCGTCCAGCGACggccgcctcctcttcctctccggcGACTCGGGGTTGAAATGCGCTGCGCCGTGCCCGTGATGCCGCGTCTCTTGTTCTTGATTACATTGACAAAGAAACCAGTCACGCACGTCACCGTACATCGAGCACAAAAATGGCGCCCAAGAACTCGGAGAAAGATCAGACGCGTCGGAGACGTAGCGTACCTAGAGGTAGAGGTCGTGGCAGGACTTGAGCCAGCGGGGAGGCCTGCATGGGGACATCGAGGAGGCTAGAGGACGCCCCCAAgaacccgccgccggcgccgctgctgccaccaccgccgctgccgcccgtgcTCATCCTCCTCTCGATGACCTCGCCCATGGCGTCGTATATCTCCCGGAGGAGGTTGCTAGGGaggcccttctccttcctctccgcCCTGCCCATCGCCCAGTAGCTGGGCGCTCtaccggcgccaccgccaccgccaccgccggctgccTCGTAGGCGCGCACCTTCTTGAAATCCCGCATGAGGTTGTCCCAGCGGTCGTTGCACTGGTTGTGGCTGCGCCGGCACCCGGCGCGCCAGCAGTAGTCCTCGACCCAGCGCCACCGCGCCAGGCCCTGGTCCCCCGGGTGCCGCTCCCCGTGCACCTTCCGCTTCGCCTCGATCAGCAGCATCGTCTCCGGCACCGTCCAGTTCCCCCTCCGGTAGTCCCTCGCCACCGtcagggcgccggcgccggccatgACGACGCTCCTGGACTGCTCGTCTCCAGCTTGGCCGAGCAGGTTGGCACGGGAGCCGCCTTCCATGGCTGCCGCGGTCTGCTACTCTGCTGGTGGTGTTAAGCTCTGCGGTGGTGAGATCGATCGAGTAGCTATTTGTAGTGGGAAGGGTGAGATCAGTGTGTTATTTGATGGTGATGGCATGCTGAGATCTCacaagagaggagaggaggggagccCCCATGAGCTCCTAGGTAGATATGGTGGCATTGCTCTTAGCTCCAAGCGAGGTGGGTGCCTACTGCCTAGTGATGCCATTGTTGGCGGAAGATATATGATGACTGATGAGGATTGCATTGGATGGATCTTGCATGCATGAGGTGATGAGGGGAAGTGAAGTACCACCAATAACTACTTCATGCTTGTAGCAGATTGTAGGATCACATGACATATTGGGATAGCAAGGGGGAAAGGTGGCATCTATTTGGCTCTATGCACTGCCTTTtcatcccctctctctctctctcctccctttaTGTGGGCTTTTTTGACCTGGATTGTGTGGGGTTCTATTGAGTTTGACTACCTTTTCCT is a genomic window containing:
- the LOC117840274 gene encoding uncharacterized protein, whose product is MEGGSRANLLGQAGDEQSRSVVMAGAGALTVARDYRRGNWTVPETMLLIEAKRKVHGERHPGDQGLARWRWVEDYCWRAGCRRSHNQCNDRWDNLMRDFKKVRAYEAAGGGGGGGAGRAPSYWAMGRAERKEKGLPSNLLREIYDAMGEVIERRMSTGGSGGGGSSGAGGGFLGASSSLLDVPMQASPLAQVLPRPLPLEQETRHHGHGAAHFNPESPERKRRRPSLDELRPGTGSSTPPAPGTHGHYRQEQGHRHREDDDDHGGGDESSDSECSDDDDGDEVLSGAIGRCAAILSEALESREAAEERRHREVMAVEERRGRARQARREAGEQCVAGLAAAVNQLAGSMLALAAAKHKGKGGGHAAPK